The Mobula birostris isolate sMobBir1 chromosome 6, sMobBir1.hap1, whole genome shotgun sequence genome has a window encoding:
- the frzb gene encoding secreted frizzled-related protein 3 isoform X2, whose translation MLRFGGCSVFLWVSYLSLGPVRVVEAAACEPIRIPMCKPMPWNMTKMPNHLHHSTQDNAVLAIEQYEGLVGTKCSPVLLFFLCAMYAPICTIDFQHEPIKPCKSVCERARDGCEPVMRRYNHTWPENLACEEFPVYDRGVCISPEAIVTADAPAPDLSVHSSNNNCRNLGGDSCRCPAVKLTQKVYLKNNYNYVIRAKVKEVKSKCHDVATTVEVKDVLKSSLVNIPKETVTLHTSSACLCPEIRTNEEYVIMGYEDEERARLLLVEGSIAVKWKDRLGKRIKNWDQRLRQDRRRGRSGQQNGEKRIQPRDTRVASRQRNKRRNAKQARQ comes from the exons ATGCTTCGATTTGGAGGTTGTTCTGTCTTCTTGTGGGTGAGCTATCTGAGTCTGGGTCCGGTTCGCGTGGTGGAAGCGGCTGCCTGCGAACCCATCCGGATCCCGATGTGCAAACCAATGCCCTGGAACATGACGAAGATGCCGAACCATCTGCATCATAGTACCCAGGATAACGCCGTGTTGGCCATTGAGCAGTACGAGGGCTTGGTGGGTACCAAATGCAGCCCCGTACTGCTCTTTTTCCTCTGCGCGATGTATGCCCCGATCTGCACCATCGACTTTCAACACGAGCCCATCAAACCCTGTAAATCGGTGTGCGAGAGGGCGAGGGATGGCTGCGAGCCCGTCATGAGACGGTACAACCATACCTGGCCGGAAAACCTCGCTTGCGAGGAGTTCCCCGTCTACGACCGCGGAGTCTGCATCTCCCCCGAAGCCATTGTAACAGCCGACGCACCTG CTCCCGACCTATCAGTTCATTCTTCTAATAATAACTGCAGGAACCTGGGAGGAG ATAGCTGCAGGTGCCCGGCGGTGAAGCTCACACAGAAAGTTTACCTGAAGAATAACTACAATTACG TTATTCGGGCTAAAGTGAAGGAAGTCAAGAGTAAGTGCCACGACGTTGCCACCACAGTGGAAGTGAAAGACGTCCTGAAATCGTCCCTGGTGAATATCCCGAAGGAAACAGTGACCCTTCACACCAGCTCAGCGTGTCTCTGCCCTGAAATCAGAACTAACGAGGAGTATGTTATCATGGGCTACGAGGATGAAGAGCGGGCGAG GTTACTCCTGGTGGAGGGTTCCATAGCCGTGAAATGGAAGGACCGACTTGGGAAAAGAATCAAG AACTGGGATCAAAGGCTCCGTCAGGACAGAAGAAGGGGAAGAAGTGGCCAACAAAATGGAGAGAAacgtatacaacccagagatacAAGAGTCGCATCCAGACAGAGGAATAAAAGGAGGAATGCTAAGCAAGCACGTCAGTAA
- the frzb gene encoding secreted frizzled-related protein 3 isoform X1: MLRFGGCSVFLWVSYLSLGPVRVVEAAACEPIRIPMCKPMPWNMTKMPNHLHHSTQDNAVLAIEQYEGLVGTKCSPVLLFFLCAMYAPICTIDFQHEPIKPCKSVCERARDGCEPVMRRYNHTWPENLACEEFPVYDRGVCISPEAIVTADAPETAPDLSVHSSNNNCRNLGGDSCRCPAVKLTQKVYLKNNYNYVIRAKVKEVKSKCHDVATTVEVKDVLKSSLVNIPKETVTLHTSSACLCPEIRTNEEYVIMGYEDEERARLLLVEGSIAVKWKDRLGKRIKNWDQRLRQDRRRGRSGQQNGEKRIQPRDTRVASRQRNKRRNAKQARQ; this comes from the exons ATGCTTCGATTTGGAGGTTGTTCTGTCTTCTTGTGGGTGAGCTATCTGAGTCTGGGTCCGGTTCGCGTGGTGGAAGCGGCTGCCTGCGAACCCATCCGGATCCCGATGTGCAAACCAATGCCCTGGAACATGACGAAGATGCCGAACCATCTGCATCATAGTACCCAGGATAACGCCGTGTTGGCCATTGAGCAGTACGAGGGCTTGGTGGGTACCAAATGCAGCCCCGTACTGCTCTTTTTCCTCTGCGCGATGTATGCCCCGATCTGCACCATCGACTTTCAACACGAGCCCATCAAACCCTGTAAATCGGTGTGCGAGAGGGCGAGGGATGGCTGCGAGCCCGTCATGAGACGGTACAACCATACCTGGCCGGAAAACCTCGCTTGCGAGGAGTTCCCCGTCTACGACCGCGGAGTCTGCATCTCCCCCGAAGCCATTGTAACAGCCGACGCACCTG AAACAGCTCCCGACCTATCAGTTCATTCTTCTAATAATAACTGCAGGAACCTGGGAGGAG ATAGCTGCAGGTGCCCGGCGGTGAAGCTCACACAGAAAGTTTACCTGAAGAATAACTACAATTACG TTATTCGGGCTAAAGTGAAGGAAGTCAAGAGTAAGTGCCACGACGTTGCCACCACAGTGGAAGTGAAAGACGTCCTGAAATCGTCCCTGGTGAATATCCCGAAGGAAACAGTGACCCTTCACACCAGCTCAGCGTGTCTCTGCCCTGAAATCAGAACTAACGAGGAGTATGTTATCATGGGCTACGAGGATGAAGAGCGGGCGAG GTTACTCCTGGTGGAGGGTTCCATAGCCGTGAAATGGAAGGACCGACTTGGGAAAAGAATCAAG AACTGGGATCAAAGGCTCCGTCAGGACAGAAGAAGGGGAAGAAGTGGCCAACAAAATGGAGAGAAacgtatacaacccagagatacAAGAGTCGCATCCAGACAGAGGAATAAAAGGAGGAATGCTAAGCAAGCACGTCAGTAA